AAAGAAACACCGAAGACAACAGATCCAAAGTTGCACAAATATTAAATTAGTATTATTAAAATatgtcaataattaatattaatgtaCCCAATTCACAGCCTCGTTCTACACCAAACATTGCTTTTTAATAGAAGTCTACAACGCGTACAACAAACAAACAACCGTtttctactatatatatatatatataatatataagggAGGGGAGGGGAGGGGAGGACCATCCCTCAGCTTGTTCCAAACTCCAACATTTCCCACCTGAATGGCTGGAATACGTATAACACTTCAGGAGAGCTCTTAAACAGAAGCGCTACGCAAACACAGACCGCAGCAATTGCAACCATTGAGAGCATTGCAGGCCTGTACACCACAGATCTACTGCTTGTACCGTACGCCAGTTTCCGATCACAAAGCCCGCACGGACGCTGAATACGTCTCTGCTCAGACCTTCCTATCTCAAAGGTGGTGGTGTTGGCCAACTCATTTTGCTTCTGGTTTGAGCTGCAGTCCTCCTTTTGATCACCAGGTATGTCAACCACTACGTGCCCACTTCCAGGTTTCTTGTTAATTTTCCTTTGGATAAGGCGGATGTAGGTGTAATGGCCTCGCAAGCGCGCATAATCTTCGGGTGTAGAGCCTGTGCTGTCACGAGCACTCTTCCAGGCTTCAATTCCCACCTGTATCATACCAACAGGGTTACCATTATTAGCAAATTAAATGTTGAAAtgatatgaagaagttgaatcaTAAGTACAACAAATCTACATGTGAACTAACTTACTTGGGTTTTACAATCATAGACGACACTTAATCACAATAAATTGGCAAAATACATTCAGACTAATAAAATTCAAAAGATGACAAGGGCCTGATTagcaagattttttttttgtcttcatAATGAGAAAAATAGCGAAAATCATGATGTTTGGAAAAATCCCATCATCAATTTCACTTTTAAAAACCAAAAGGCAAAATAGATCACGATTTATCGATGTAGTGAATGCATCCAAAAGATCCATATAGGATATGGTGTTCCTGTAAAGTGCCCAAAAAATAAATGTGGGTGATCATAGAAGACCAGTGAATAAGTTTGTATATGGATTAATTCAATAAATTTTACCATTCCAGGATCATTGGTTAATGCATCTAGTACATCCTCTGAACCATCTTTTCCAGCTGCAATGTGGAGGGGAGTTAAACCTCCTGGGCCCGTGACATCAGGTCTAAATAAGAAGTTGGGGGTGGGAGCATCGGTAGCTGATTTTTCTTCAGATTTTAACTTTGATAAATTCGTAGGGGCATATTTCAAGAGGGCTTCTACTAGAGCCTTACTATTTCTTCTCACAGCCCTGTGAAGAAGACCTATTTCTGATAATGCAAGGTCAAGGGAACGATCCTCTCCTTCACCTACACTTCCATCGATTAGAATGTCTAGTAGTTTTCTTACTACAGCACACCAATCATGGTCCACAGAGAATTCCATAAGCCACTTGAAACGCTTTAAAGTAAAGGGTTCTGCATTAGGATCCGAGTCACCCAATCTAGATCTCAACTGACTTCTATGAAGAAGCCAACCCATTTCGTGAATAAAATCCATCGCTTGATTGTAAGATTCTGGTTTTCCGATTTCGTCTCCAACTGTATCGCTTTCAGTATATTCCAGCACACTCTCAAGCATACGGATCTCTGAACAAACATCCTCCTCCGCAACTAAAAAAGGAAAGAAGCTGCTGCCAAGACCTTGATCTTCAATCTAGATAATTCAAGGGAAAAAATAATCTTAGCTTGCACAAGCAAAAATCATTAATTGGTACAGAAAGAAGTAACAACAATATAGGAGCAAGGATGTTACCAAgcataagaaataaaaataactcCTAGAAAAGACCAATTTCAAGTAATTAAGAGAGAGCATATGCAAATGTGGTGTGGTATGTTCAGATCAGGAGGGGTTTTATTGGGCAACTAAGTATCCTCTTTCTGTGTAAAATGGCAAAAAAAAAGCCCCTTTTCTATTATTATACCATTGATGTTAATAATAAAACATACCGCTAACCAGAAAATGTACAtaaagatataaccaaataggAAAACAATACAAAATGATGTTGAAAATTCCTTATTGCCCTGACAAGAATGAACTATATATTCGAGAAGAATCATAAGAAAACAACACCTCTATAAATCCTCGTCCATTTGTAACTTCAATAGGACAAGAAAAATTGATGCATTGCTCATCATGCTCTGAGTTATCATCACCATCCATTAACTCATGGGTGGCTTCCTGAACCAGATATTTCCCTTCTAGAGCACAGAATAACCTGGAAAAGAATGTACAATTTAGCCTGTGCTTTATTAATGATGAAATTAAATTATGGTTTCAGGTTAACActctaaaatataatattaaagtgTGATGCTCTTCCAAGAAAATGAATACCTCATGGTAGGCCGCACCAAGTTTGTACCTCTGACTAGAAACTGAGCTTTCTCAGATGCAGGTAGTGCAATAGGCTTAATACTTACAATCTTGCTGCAGTTGCTACTTCTGAGAGGCAAGGACGTGTCTACTATGACCTGACCTGCATCAAAAGAAATTTCAAATCTGTTGGAACTTCCACATTAGGTAGTCACATTATTAGGATTACAGTCAGCTTAAAGAAACAAAGTATACTAAGGACCACAAACCATTGCAAACAAAAGCTATTTGATGCTGGACCCTTATAAAGGTCCATCCAGTGCTCCAAAAAGTGTCATCTGAGACATCCAGAAGCCTACTCAATTTGGAACTAATGTCATAACATAGCTGCGAAAGAGAGACCGATAATTGTAAGGTTAAGCATAGTCTTAAAAAGAAACACACCACACACACATACGATCACACTAGCAGCTTGATGTAGACAAAGCTTACTTCTTCCCATGCTGATTCAGATTGACGTAGATAAATGGTTAAAATGATACAACCAGGCCTGATGTAGCTCTCAATGTCTGACGGACTGTGTGATAACCAGTCAAGAATCTGAAAAGTTTCAAAGTTATATGATATAAATCTAATTAGGTGGGGAAACAAATCTTGAAGATGCTTGGTTTGGCAGGTCATTACCTGTGCACGCAGGACAAGAGGAAAATCATTTGGCTCTTTCCCGAAGAGTTTAAAAACAATTCTATCTGTGCGGCTCTGGTATGGTGAGGTAAATAAAAAATGAACCGAATGTTAGAAAAACAAGCCGCATAACCCCAAAATCCACaaacaactaaaaataaaaatatttcagAATGGACCAACTCAGCCCAAACAACATCAGATCACCTCAAAATAATAAATTGGGGTGGGGGGAGAAGAATGGGGCACTTGGCTCATATAACATAAGCATTTGGGACAGTCCCCACTGTAATTATGGGTTAAAGTACCACATTTAAAAAAGGGCCCTAAGACCACTTTGAGAACTTATATGGGAGACTTTCCTGCATGCTTTTTGTGAAACAGCAATATATAAATTAATGTGTGGAATGAATGCAGCTGGGTATTTTGTTTGTGGAGTGTCCTCTATGTGTGCATAAGACATGTTTTGCTAAATTAATATACCTGAGCTTCTCCGTTTGAGCTAGAGGGTGACTGAGCAGATGCTGAATCTGAATTAGTTTGAGGTGGACTTGACTGGTGAGAGTCTTGCTGTACCCACGAAGGGCAATCAAGGGAGCTAGTAACCAAATTCGTAGGGGGGAATGATCTTTCTGGATCCTCAACACCATCATCTGAATCAATGTATATGTCATTCAAATCGAAATTGTTCATCTTGCTATGTCCTGCAGTACTGTCTCTTGCTTCTGAGTAAGATGGAGGGCTGTTCATAATGCTGGGTTTTACAGAAGAAGTGGCTTGTACACTTCCACCATTAGTGTCATGCAGATGAATGCCTTGTTGTGGCATTTCCGAAATAGATACAGCATGATTCTGTTTGATAGGCCTTGGAGGGCCTTGAGAACAATTTGAAAGAAAAGTAGAAACAACTTCTGAGTTCCCAACTGAAGCCCCATCATTCAGCAAATTTTGGGGGTCACGCAAAAGGCCAGCTACATTTTTTCCCCCTTGCTCACTTGTTTGGTTAGCAAGGCTCTTTAAAAGATGTGATAACAGATCCTGCTCGGTACTCTGGTCAGGTTTATTGGCTGCACAAAGTTAAAGTCACTTAGCTCAAATGGCTTACCCATCAAAGCAGCGAAAAGATACCATGAATTTAGAAGACCAAGGCAGCAAAATATAAATATCAAAGGATCAACTGAATCCATGGTGTTGGAGAAAAGGTTAAGCAGTTTTTTTGACAACAGGTTTAGTTCATCCGTGGATTAAACAAACCCCACTCACACCTTAGGCCAATTAACTACTGCTAATCATGAaggcttattttattttttaaatgtcaaCCTTATCTAGAAGATTTGATATTTGAGAGCAAAATCAcaaggaaaagaagaaaaaaaaagactgGGGCAGCTGTTGAATAACTTATATTCAATAACTAAGCAGAACACGGTAAGTGCCTCCACATTGCAAACACGGTAAGTGCGAGGAAATATCAACCACACAAACAAACAAATCCCCCAATGAATGAAATTCTCGTAATTGGGTAGGGTGGGTGGTGCATAAAGTCtacattttttgtttttttttttgtggggggGGGTTGTTGATAAGAAATTCTACTTACAGTTCATGTTGGACAATATCCTCAGCAGACTTATTAACAGATAGCCACTAGTTTGATCATCACTTAGTGAATTTCCATTAGCAACAGTATCAGGATTTGTCTTCCTTCTCCGTTTGTTATGACCAGCTAATCGTCTACGACAGCTTCTCTTCCCTTCATCGAACTCTTGAAGGGCATGAAACCTGGCAAAAGATTGATTACAAGATATTCAAAACACAAACAATCAAAGCAAtcaacaaagaaagaaagaagaagaagctcACCGACTACACTGTTGACAAAATCGCTGCATAACGTTCCCAACAAGCGCCTTAACAGCCTTGGAATGCATTTCACAAACCTTATGTCTTCTATGGTAGTCCTTGGCACTAGTCAGATCAGCTCCACAATCCTCCACCTGACAAATCGCACGGCTTGAAGTACCACCGACGAACTTGGTCTTCTTACCACTGGTTCCTTCCCAATTCCCCATCTCCCTTTCAGAAGCCTGCTGATGAAGATGGTGACCACGTCCTCCCAGCTTTAGCGTAAGATTACCCGTTTGATCGTTCAAATTCTCGTCCTCCACCGCATTAACCCTTCTCCGCTTCTCCAATTCCCTCTTCCCTTTCTCAATCACCAGATTCCCTTCGTCGGAGCAAGAAGAAGACGTGTTGGAGTTGGAGGAACCCCCAGCTGGGAAAAACTGCCTACCCATACCCTCCGACGGCACCACTGGATTGACGGAACTAGCAATAAAAAGGTCCCCATCCCATTTCCATTGATTCAAATCCCACTCCATGGTCCTCTTCCTCACAGTAGTCAAATCCGCAGAGCTCATGCCGAAGAAATGACGAGGCTCACCGCCAAATCTAGCCTCCATAGATGAAAATCACAAGTAAACCAAAAAGATCCGAATCCAAAAATTGAAATTCCAAGCCAGATTATTAAAAGAGAGCTGAGGAACAACACAGATCGGAGCTGAGAGAAGCCTGGGAAACAAAAGTCAAAGACTAGAAAGGCCTAATCAGCTTCGGTTCTTCCCCAAAAGTACAGAAAGAGTATAGCAACGCAACCATGATTCCAATTAAGGTCAACACACATAGAAGAATCTAATCTAATCTCAGCTCAGCTCAGCTTGTggaagaacaacaacaacaacaacaaggaCTTGATTAGAGGAAGCCTCGTCCTGCTCTGCTCTGGTACATTAAAATACACATCATATTCGCACAGTAATAAGAAGCAAAAACTGAATTTGATacagagatagagagagaaagagcaatTACCAGATTATGAGAAAGAGGAGATCAACGGCCGCCGGAAGAGGTTGACAGTTTCCGATGTTGATGATGTGATGATGATGACGACAGTGACAGTGGTGATGATGGGAAATGTGAATTGTGGTGGTGCGTGGCGTGGGTGTGTGTGGTTGAGTTTTGGGTTTTGGTAATGTATGGGTATGCACAATCTACACCCATTCACTCCAATCATCTTACTTAGCTCCTTCCTTCTCAGCTCACCCTATATTCTATAGTACTACAGCAAATAATATAAAGCCGTCAGCCGATATAGACATCGCGGCTCAAACTCTAACTCAGTCTCGGCTTGGCTCAAACTCTAACTCAGTATCGGTTCGGCTCGGCTCCACTCAActtaaaattttctttttctttatctttttttttttaatatacaaaaataacaatatctattttttttttctctcaattatatattaaaaaaagctTACAATGATACAATGTAAAAATTATATGGAAACTATTGGACAGCCTGCCTACAAAAGCTAACTGCTTGGTAAATGGTAACTTTTacaatgatattttttaaatacaaaaattatagattgtacaaaattaaataaattattattgggTAGTTTTTTGGTGCACCCAAAAAGAGGTACATCCGTATACCTTCTTCTAGTTTTTTATTCGGGAAATATTttctttacaatttttttttataattgtgtatatagtaattatttagagcattctgtaaattttgagaaattttaaataatttattgtttAGAAAATAAAGTATAAATATAGTATATTGCACGGATGACCGATTTTTTATAGACGTGCAAGAtaacttatttaaattttatttttggcactataaattattaaaaaatttataaaaaatataagaatattttaaataactaTATAGTACAAGGGAAATTTGATATCATATGCTAAAAAATTAAACAAGGTAAAAAATTAAACCCAAAAAATAAACATAGGAAAGTAATCATACTTTTTCAATTTCTTCCCCAAATTACCCCTCACTTTTCAACTTCCCCCCATTTTCTAACTCCCTTCTCTCTCCTCCTTCTCGCCATCTCTCTGTTCTATCTTCTCACCAGCACCGAACCCCCATCGAACCCAGCCACCCCGCAATGCCACACCGAACCCAGCGACCCACACGAACCCACACGAACACACCGAACCCAGCGACGAACCCACACGAACCCAATGACCCACGCGGACCAAGGAACGAAAGGCCGGACCTCCGAGAACCGCACCAGTCTCCGATCACCGCCGCCACCGCCATTTGAACCCACGGGAACCAaggtttgttttttatatttttcttttaatttctctttttaattCCAACCAAATTGGTGTATTTGAGGTTAGTTTGTTGTTTTAGAACTGAATTCTGTAATTAATGTTTAGATTTCTACTATTTTGTGTTTGGGGAAGAATCTGGGTATCGGGACATTGTTTTTTCTTTGGTTTCTTATAAATTTGCGATATTAAGCGATGTTGTGCGACTTATCATGACAAGTATGGTTGTTTGGCGTTGTTTGTGTTTGCTTTGCGATTTTTGAACGACATTTGGGCGATATTATGCGATTATTTAGGGAAAATAATGATAGTTTATGACATTTGTGTTGTTTTGCGATATTGAGCGATATTGAGCTATATGAGCGACATTCAAGGTACTCATAGttttagcaattatattggataGGTTTTgcgattttaatttaaaaacctTATACATTTTTTCTGCGATGTTTGTGCGATTTATAATTGTAGTTTTGCGAGTTCTTTTGCGACATTTGTGCGATTAATAATAATTCCTATTTTTAAAAATGCAGATGGCTCTAGAGCTTGTTCTCCCATTGTCCGAGCATTTTCCAGGGCGTATCAGCTACAGAGGGAACGGGTACTTCACTGCTATAAAGGATAAGTTCGAAGCCTTTAAGTTGACTGATAAGGTGAAGGAAAGTCCCTTCGGATCTTTTTGGAATGCCAGTGTTCTTCAATTCTCCGGGGTGATTGTGCATCAACTGTTATTGAGGAAAAAGAATGTCACTGAAGTTAAAAACGATGAAGTGTGGTTTTACGTGGGTAAAACGGAAGCCAGATTTGGGAGGTCTGAGTTCGGTTTGATCACAGGCCTAAAGATGAGCAGTGGCCCCTCGACAGCATAATTGAATACACAATGTGATTCTAATCGGATACTGCCGGACTATTTCAACAATGCGAAAAGGGTGGCCTTCAAAACCCTTTGGCTAGCTTTTGAGGCGTGTGATGTTGAAGATGATGTTTACAAGCTGGGTTTATGTGCTTTTGTTGAAGGTGTTCTGTTGTCACGGTCCGAGGGTGTGTATATTTGGACTGATATGCTGAAGTTAGTTGAAAATGTAGATAACTTCTTCGAGTATCCTTGGGGTCTCCTTTCTTATCAGAAGTTGTTGTCTTCCACAGCTAAAAATATGCAGCAGCTATGACAAAACTACATAGATAAGTTGTTGAGCAAGAaagataagaagaagaagaaatccatgaaggagaAAAAAGTTACTCAACCAGAAGCGAAGTACAATGTGTACGGATATGCACCGACCCTACAATATTGGGCGTTTGAGGTCATGCAAGATGTGGGGAAGAAGTATGGGCAGTGCAAAGGGAGCAGATTCCCTAGAATGTTGAACTGGAGCACCCCCGTTACTATTACGAAACACGATGTGAAGGAAACTGATGTGGCACTGCTGTTTGAGAAAAGGGTATGTGAATCTTTCTCTATTTCTCATTGTTGTTTTGATATATTTTGCTTTCAGTATTATTTGCGATATATGTACGAGTTTTATGCGACATTTGTGCGATAACATTTTTCTTTATGCGATTTACATTATCTGTTTTGCGACATTATgcgatttttttattttgtgatttATATTTGATTTTTGCGACATTGTGCGATGTTTATTCGATTATGTGCAATATGTTCTCgatttcttttaaaaatattagcGACATAATTGCGATTTCTTGcgacataaatgtgatttttattACTTTGTTGATATTATAATTTTGCGACATTATGCGATGTTTCTTCAAGTTTCTGCGATGTTGATTGTTTTCTAATTTTTTGGTTATGCAGATGGTTGTTCTTCAAATCTTGTACCCTCGGAATTGGGAGGTTGAATACTGGAAGTCCAATTGTGAGGGTGAAGTCCCCACGGTGGATATGGGCTCAGatgatgtaatgccccgaattccccgATGTGTTTatcggcatgaatagtaggccgggagggccgtacttgtttagttatgttattaattgattaaatgcatgtatatgttgattatattatgatatgatgtgaaatgcatgcatgtgagtccatatttacaattacaggggtgtgatggtaatttggcccgttgagggtaaattggttATTTGAACGCATATTGATGATataaattgagaccacattatgatgtgggtttgttcgagccatttggcatgagacgatcaaggaaatgTTGaatgtcggtttggtcataacgggcttaagctcggggctcggggtgagtctcggggtgttttaatgattagaatgttaccgggcattaaagggtaacgggatgtgaaatattggtgtttgaggatattgagattagcgggaaaagggaagcgttaattatgattaacggtgtaggtggaaaatgtcaaaactacccttgagttggttttagaagctttaaagacctaggggtataatggtcatttgggatttggatatatatggtttagatggctgtagagaaaacataaccaaaacagagttttgcttcttctccttcccgtaagttcatttctctcttcttcctctttggagttttgagctcaaggtgtggaattaagctaggaaacttggaggttgaggttgtagacATAGCTCAGTCATCgaagagggtttggtttcgaatttgaggtgagttttatccattgttttactggttttgctctgttttcgttcatagttttcagctttagattttggtatggaaagttggaatcaaggggagttcttgggatgttttacttgggttatgatgagggatagttatgggtgatgtttggaggtttaaatgggtgtttgagagaggtttgggtggtgtttaaattgggtttgaagggttggtttcaagggaaaacgcaagggaggaaaaacaggggttttggctgaaatggagcttgcgccgcggcatggcaggggtgagccgcagcccttgggagctgctgggtttaggcgcctctgtttgaggggcgggccgcggcatggccaaggagggccacggcccttaaggcatttttggccagaattagctttttggctcggggatgcaagcctaagacCTCgagattgaacctactacccggttgagtagtgtttgaggtcccggaggttaggtttgggtttgggaaccttttattattcattttattgatggtattccataatttggttatgaccaggtaaccgctaaagaaccaaaaagtcgatcgttctcagggttgttcttttattcgttcttgctcggaccagaggtaagaaaactgcacccaaagtgtgacatgcatggatatctgtaaagcatgttgattgtataaatatggacatggattgaatacagaatcgacaaaagtgttagtatcagctgtgaggctgtgacttatttgtcaggctcggcagtgttactggacacaggtcaggaagcgctgacttatctgtcagaacggccttagcgtgagtcacgcaagccaacaaagattagatctaatcgactactatcATTGAATGattcaaggagcattaatgcctgaccgaccctgagggtcgatgaacaagcagagcct
The genomic region above belongs to Humulus lupulus chromosome 1, drHumLupu1.1, whole genome shotgun sequence and contains:
- the LOC133790685 gene encoding squamosa promoter-binding-like protein 1, with product MEARFGGEPRHFFGMSSADLTTVRKRTMEWDLNQWKWDGDLFIASSVNPVVPSEGMGRQFFPAGGSSNSNTSSSCSDEGNLVIEKGKRELEKRRRVNAVEDENLNDQTGNLTLKLGGRGHHLHQQASEREMGNWEGTSGKKTKFVGGTSSRAICQVEDCGADLTSAKDYHRRHKVCEMHSKAVKALVGNVMQRFCQQCSRFHALQEFDEGKRSCRRRLAGHNKRRRKTNPDTVANGNSLSDDQTSGYLLISLLRILSNMNSNKPDQSTEQDLLSHLLKSLANQTSEQGGKNVAGLLRDPQNLLNDGASVGNSEVVSTFLSNCSQGPPRPIKQNHAVSISEMPQQGIHLHDTNGGSVQATSSVKPSIMNSPPSYSEARDSTAGHSKMNNFDLNDIYIDSDDGVEDPERSFPPTNLVTSSLDCPSWVQQDSHQSSPPQTNSDSASAQSPSSSNGEAQSRTDRIVFKLFGKEPNDFPLVLRAQILDWLSHSPSDIESYIRPGCIILTIYLRQSESAWEELCYDISSKLSRLLDVSDDTFWSTGWTFIRVQHQIAFVCNGQVIVDTSLPLRSSNCSKIVSIKPIALPASEKAQFLVRGTNLVRPTMRLFCALEGKYLVQEATHELMDGDDNSEHDEQCINFSCPIEVTNGRGFIEIEDQGLGSSFFPFLVAEEDVCSEIRMLESVLEYTESDTVGDEIGKPESYNQAMDFIHEMGWLLHRSQLRSRLGDSDPNAEPFTLKRFKWLMEFSVDHDWCAVVRKLLDILIDGSVGEGEDRSLDLALSEIGLLHRAVRRNSKALVEALLKYAPTNLSKLKSEEKSATDAPTPNFLFRPDVTGPGGLTPLHIAAGKDGSEDVLDALTNDPGMVGIEAWKSARDSTGSTPEDYARLRGHYTYIRLIQRKINKKPGSGHVVVDIPGDQKEDCSSNQKQNELANTTTFEIGRSEQRRIQRPCGLCDRKLAYGTSSRSVVYRPAMLSMVAIAAVCVCVALLFKSSPEVLYVFQPFRWEMLEFGTS
- the LOC133822440 gene encoding uncharacterized protein LOC133822440, which produces MKEKKVTQPEAKYNVYGYAPTLQYWAFEVMQDVGKKYGQCKGSRFPRMLNWSTPVTITKHDVKETDVALLFEKRMVVLQILYPRNWEVEYWKSNCEGEVPTVDMGSDDVMPRIPRCVYRHE